In SAR324 cluster bacterium, the following are encoded in one genomic region:
- a CDS encoding ABC transporter permease — protein sequence MNGIVPIFERELYAYFRSPVAYIFIIVFLMASTSCTFFLGGFYESQQASLEIFFLFHPWLYLFLIPAVGMRLWAEERRSGTAELLLTFPIHPFTAVLGKFLAGWIFIGLGLLLTFPMIITVNYLGQPDYGPIFTGYLGSFLMAGAYLAISIFTSALTKNQVISFILSVVICLILVLLGWGVFTDSLNNLFPVWIADLISQFSFTAHFDAIRRGVIDFRDVIYFYKSIIRFSV from the coding sequence ATGAACGGAATAGTCCCCATTTTCGAACGCGAACTTTATGCATACTTTCGGTCACCAGTTGCTTATATCTTTATCATAGTATTTTTGATGGCATCCACCAGTTGCACATTTTTCTTGGGAGGTTTTTACGAATCACAACAAGCCAGCCTTGAAATTTTCTTCTTGTTTCATCCTTGGCTATATCTCTTCCTAATTCCTGCAGTCGGTATGAGGCTCTGGGCTGAAGAACGTCGTTCAGGAACAGCCGAATTGTTGCTGACTTTTCCAATACATCCTTTCACAGCTGTGCTAGGAAAATTTCTGGCTGGTTGGATTTTTATTGGCCTAGGCCTCCTGCTAACTTTTCCAATGATCATTACAGTAAATTATCTAGGACAACCTGATTACGGACCAATTTTTACAGGATATTTGGGGAGTTTTCTAATGGCAGGAGCTTATCTAGCAATATCAATATTCACTTCAGCTCTCACGAAGAATCAGGTGATCAGCTTTATTCTCAGTGTTGTCATCTGTCTAATTTTAGTCCTTTTGGGTTGGGGTGTTTTTACTGACTCATTAAATAATCTATTTCCTGTTTGGATTGCAGATTTAATCAGTCAATTCAGCTTCACCGCTCATTTTGATGCCATCAGGAGAGGCGTGATTGATTTTAGAGATGTGATTTATTTCTATAAATCTATTATTAGATTTTCTGTATAA
- a CDS encoding ABC transporter ATP-binding protein translates to MIEVIEISRNFGKFQAVNKVSFQVRKGEVLGFLGPNGAGKSTTMKMLTGYLQPSSGDALICGLSVTKQSIKARAEIGYLPESAPSYSEMQVEEFLRFAGKVRGLKGKRLDFQIEKVLEETSLKTVRNQLIETLSKGYRQRTCLAQSLLHDPPVLLLDEPTDGLDPNQKHEVRKLINQLKEDRTILVSTHILEEVEAICSRAIIISEGKIVGDGTPEELLSKSIYHNAINLKISAQSNQDIQQILFGIPSVDKVEIHGSNHQTLGFVILAKQGKPILEEVKERLDQNNVKIAEMYVEKGRLDEVFRQMTAMEAV, encoded by the coding sequence ATGATTGAAGTTATTGAAATATCAAGAAATTTTGGAAAATTTCAAGCTGTCAATAAAGTTTCTTTTCAAGTTCGAAAGGGCGAGGTACTTGGCTTCTTGGGTCCAAACGGCGCAGGTAAATCTACGACCATGAAAATGTTAACTGGCTATCTACAGCCAAGCAGTGGGGATGCTTTGATTTGTGGCCTCAGTGTCACCAAACAATCAATCAAAGCAAGGGCGGAAATTGGCTACCTTCCAGAGAGTGCACCTTCCTACAGTGAAATGCAGGTAGAAGAGTTTCTGAGATTCGCTGGCAAAGTTAGGGGACTTAAAGGGAAAAGGTTAGATTTCCAAATTGAAAAAGTTCTGGAAGAAACCTCATTGAAGACTGTAAGAAATCAACTTATTGAGACTCTTTCAAAAGGTTACCGCCAGCGTACCTGTCTTGCTCAGTCCCTGCTTCATGACCCACCCGTCTTACTATTAGATGAACCCACAGATGGCCTCGACCCGAACCAAAAACATGAGGTTCGAAAACTGATCAACCAATTGAAGGAAGATCGGACAATTTTAGTTTCTACCCATATTCTAGAGGAGGTTGAGGCAATTTGCTCCAGAGCAATCATCATCTCGGAAGGCAAAATTGTTGGTGATGGAACTCCAGAAGAACTTCTTTCGAAGTCCATCTACCACAACGCAATTAACTTAAAAATTAGTGCACAATCCAATCAGGATATTCAACAAATTCTCTTCGGTATTCCCTCTGTTGACAAAGTTGAGATCCATGGTTCCAACCACCAAACCCTGGGATTCGTTATTTTGGCAAAGCAAGGAAAACCCATTTTGGAAGAAGTCAAGGAACGTCTCGATCAGAACAACGTCAAAATTGCAGAGATGTATGTGGAAAAAGGTCGTTTAGACGAGGTATTCCGCCAAATGACTGCAATGGAGGCAGTATGA
- a CDS encoding alpha/beta fold hydrolase, translating to MIDPKNLVNPHLAGDSFFEKRSSRGILLLHGLTATTNSVRPIASPLGELDWTISAPLLPGHGESLEKLDTTTWRDWAERAEQCWQQLNDHCYETFVAGESAGGLLALWLACLQTIRPKKMVLVAPALQLNLPNWKRHLIWLLAFFKSTFPKEKNRSDLEWQGYSEHSLKAVLQLIGLQDLVLEILPQLEQKILVVEGGQDDVIGPGVSSLLQKQSKRSEVKSIFVEKAGHHPMLEQTSQDYVLSEIVNFLQKS from the coding sequence GTGATTGATCCCAAAAACTTAGTAAATCCACATTTGGCCGGAGATAGCTTTTTTGAAAAGAGAAGTAGTCGAGGTATTCTCCTCCTTCACGGTCTTACTGCAACAACTAACTCTGTTCGCCCGATAGCCAGTCCACTTGGTGAACTCGATTGGACTATTTCCGCACCATTACTTCCGGGTCACGGAGAAAGTCTTGAAAAATTAGACACAACCACTTGGCGAGATTGGGCCGAACGGGCAGAACAATGCTGGCAACAATTGAATGATCATTGCTATGAAACCTTCGTGGCTGGTGAATCCGCTGGAGGTCTGCTTGCGCTTTGGCTGGCATGTTTACAGACCATTCGTCCAAAAAAGATGGTTCTTGTTGCGCCAGCACTTCAGTTAAATCTCCCAAATTGGAAAAGGCATTTGATCTGGCTGCTTGCATTCTTTAAAAGTACCTTTCCCAAAGAAAAAAATAGAAGTGATCTAGAGTGGCAGGGCTACTCAGAGCACTCCTTGAAAGCCGTGTTGCAATTGATTGGTCTTCAGGATCTAGTTTTGGAAATTCTCCCACAATTGGAGCAAAAAATTCTTGTTGTAGAAGGTGGACAGGATGATGTGATCGGTCCTGGAGTAAGTAGTCTTTTGCAAAAGCAGTCGAAAAGATCTGAAGTGAAATCTATATTCGTTGAGAAAGCAGGCCACCACCCTATGTTGGAACAAACTTCTCAAGACTATGTTTTATCAGAGATAGTGAATTTTCTTCAAAAGAGTTGA
- a CDS encoding histidine phosphatase family protein — MNKIAQNQPKTLYLLRHAKSAWDNSKLSDFDRPLNKRGKENLFGLANVAAMLNSPPELIVTSPSRRTLDTSTGFCRGMSTPFTIEKEKELYHASKEDILCRIQKVPEKIQSLLIVGHNPGLEEFISWILLGSIVSIPLKMTTGSFVQMNLNVSLWSEMAPQKATLQLMIPGRFNSKLSI, encoded by the coding sequence ATGAATAAAATAGCTCAGAATCAACCAAAGACTCTATATCTACTGAGGCATGCTAAATCTGCTTGGGACAATTCAAAACTTTCTGATTTTGATAGGCCACTGAATAAAAGAGGCAAAGAGAATCTCTTTGGTCTGGCGAATGTCGCAGCGATGCTGAACTCTCCACCGGAGTTGATAGTAACTTCACCCTCAAGGAGAACGCTTGATACTTCAACTGGTTTTTGTCGGGGAATGTCTACACCCTTCACAATTGAAAAAGAAAAGGAGCTTTATCACGCCTCTAAAGAAGACATACTTTGTAGAATTCAGAAAGTTCCAGAAAAGATCCAATCACTTCTGATCGTTGGTCATAATCCAGGTTTAGAAGAATTTATCTCTTGGATTCTGTTAGGATCCATAGTTTCAATTCCTCTGAAGATGACCACGGGTTCGTTTGTTCAGATGAACTTGAATGTCTCTTTATGGTCTGAAATGGCTCCTCAGAAAGCAACCCTACAACTCATGATCCCAGGCAGATTCAACTCAAAATTATCAATATAA
- the recJ gene encoding single-stranded-DNA-specific exonuclease RecJ — MTKLPSFRDLSWQDLESASSTFLVNRIRRELGLSKVVAELLTIRQLEKLEEIEAFLYPCFEHCSDPFLMADMETAVERILKALSHGESLVVYGDYDVDGTAGAVILYRYLKRIGLRAHYFIPERLKDGYGLTETTLVELKSRKTDLILTVDNGATAVEEALIIRELGMELLITDHHLLGEEIPNATAMINPHQPNCKYPFKGLCGTGVAYKLLQALDQTLTEKGYWQGTSYIRPNLMRDLDLVCLATIADRVPLTGENRFFVQAGLEVLNDHPRPGLQALMRASNQRGRITPTTISFKIAPKINAVGRLSDPRIGARLLLSHSLNEARPYADKLLQLNSERQTIEREIFHSALRQASEQKHLNAIILFDENWHPGVMGNIATKISRQFQKTTLALTRNQGELLGGSARSLDGFDVRSVLENCSDVLERFGGHQAAAGLSLMAKNMEAFCEQFQYLMGGKELEKQIGENFLEIETWINEEDLTPQLASDLVRLAPFGTNNPEPVIGIRQAKPHSISLFGNNHLKFNLINDDQQYEVVAWDSSDWYPHLGGNFDMVVSPQIISRFNQNALQFRVLDLRPVP, encoded by the coding sequence ATGACAAAGCTCCCTAGTTTTCGGGACCTGTCGTGGCAGGATTTGGAATCAGCTTCATCGACGTTTCTTGTCAACCGTATTCGCAGAGAATTAGGGTTGTCAAAGGTAGTTGCAGAGCTTCTGACAATTCGCCAACTAGAAAAGTTGGAGGAAATTGAAGCTTTTTTGTATCCCTGCTTTGAGCATTGTTCGGATCCTTTCTTGATGGCTGATATGGAGACAGCTGTCGAGAGAATTTTGAAGGCTCTTAGCCATGGGGAATCTTTGGTTGTCTACGGAGATTATGACGTTGATGGTACCGCTGGTGCGGTAATTCTATATCGATATCTCAAAAGAATCGGTCTTAGGGCGCATTATTTCATCCCCGAGCGCTTGAAAGACGGCTACGGACTGACTGAGACAACCTTGGTTGAGCTCAAAAGCCGAAAAACGGACCTCATTCTAACCGTTGATAACGGAGCAACTGCTGTAGAAGAAGCTCTGATAATTCGTGAACTTGGCATGGAATTGCTGATCACGGATCATCATCTTCTAGGTGAAGAGATTCCAAACGCTACGGCAATGATCAACCCTCATCAACCCAACTGTAAGTATCCTTTCAAGGGTTTGTGTGGTACTGGTGTGGCTTATAAGCTTTTACAAGCCTTGGATCAAACCTTGACAGAGAAGGGTTATTGGCAGGGGACAAGCTACATTAGGCCGAATTTAATGAGGGATTTGGATTTGGTATGCCTTGCAACGATAGCTGATAGAGTACCTCTGACAGGCGAAAATCGATTCTTTGTTCAGGCTGGTTTGGAAGTGCTGAACGATCACCCCCGGCCCGGACTTCAGGCGTTGATGAGAGCAAGTAATCAGCGAGGTAGAATAACTCCCACCACAATCAGCTTTAAAATAGCTCCTAAAATAAATGCAGTGGGGCGACTCAGTGACCCACGTATCGGTGCCCGCCTCCTACTTTCGCACTCCTTGAACGAAGCCAGGCCCTATGCTGATAAATTGCTTCAGTTGAACAGCGAACGTCAAACAATCGAGAGAGAAATTTTTCATAGTGCTTTGAGACAGGCTTCTGAACAGAAGCACCTCAACGCGATCATTTTGTTTGATGAGAACTGGCATCCGGGTGTGATGGGGAATATTGCGACTAAGATTTCCCGCCAATTTCAAAAAACCACATTAGCTCTGACTCGAAACCAAGGAGAGCTTCTTGGTGGTAGTGCACGAAGTTTAGACGGGTTTGACGTGCGCTCAGTACTTGAAAACTGTTCTGATGTTTTAGAAAGGTTTGGTGGTCATCAGGCTGCAGCTGGTCTGAGCTTGATGGCGAAAAACATGGAAGCTTTTTGTGAACAATTTCAATATTTAATGGGAGGAAAAGAATTAGAGAAACAAATTGGTGAGAATTTTTTAGAAATAGAAACTTGGATAAATGAAGAAGACCTGACTCCCCAGTTAGCTAGCGATTTAGTAAGACTGGCACCTTTTGGTACCAATAATCCCGAACCAGTGATTGGAATCAGGCAGGCTAAACCTCATTCCATTTCATTGTTTGGAAATAACCACCTAAAATTTAATCTCATAAATGATGATCAACAATATGAGGTAGTCGCCTGGGATAGTTCAGATTGGTACCCCCATTTAGGAGGGAATTTTGATATGGTGGTAAGCCCTCAAATTATCAGCAGGTTCAACCAAAATGCTCTTCAATTCAGAGTACTTGATTTAAGGCCAGTACCGTGA
- the ccsA gene encoding cytochrome c biogenesis protein CcsA: MIIRLWWWEAFWPTMFISDVLSFVAWLSIGGLIWFHAPISKLIQVEILPIFAVLILILSISIAQGGIPALALSNQEPWIYQTALLTHIISTIGGYTFFSLACLASSLFVYQNYRLKTKLEGVLRLRMPALGTLEKTSYVAIKWGFLLLSIGVVLGVMLSKSILIGETSWRLLLSVGVWFVYAMFLLDYHLQSIRSRLSPYWPIIGFALILTAVLVEAYHLSRPGILQN; this comes from the coding sequence TTGATAATCAGATTATGGTGGTGGGAAGCTTTCTGGCCAACCATGTTCATCAGTGATGTACTGAGTTTTGTAGCATGGCTTAGCATAGGTGGGCTGATTTGGTTTCATGCGCCAATATCTAAGCTCATACAAGTAGAGATTCTACCAATATTTGCGGTTCTTATTCTTATCCTTTCAATCAGTATTGCACAGGGTGGCATTCCGGCACTTGCCTTGAGCAATCAAGAGCCCTGGATTTATCAAACTGCGCTTTTGACCCACATTATTAGTACTATTGGTGGATACACATTTTTCAGCTTGGCTTGCCTTGCAAGCAGCCTGTTTGTTTACCAAAATTATCGACTTAAGACTAAATTGGAGGGAGTCCTTCGACTAAGGATGCCAGCCTTAGGCACATTAGAAAAAACAAGCTATGTTGCAATAAAATGGGGATTCCTACTGTTGAGCATAGGAGTAGTCTTGGGGGTGATGCTCAGCAAAAGTATTTTGATTGGTGAAACATCTTGGCGGCTACTTCTCTCAGTAGGGGTTTGGTTTGTTTATGCAATGTTTCTCCTTGACTATCATCTACAAAGTATTCGCAGTAGATTGAGTCCGTATTGGCCAATCATCGGTTTTGCACTCATCCTTACTGCGGTATTAGTCGAAGCCTATCATCTAAGTCGTCCAGGAATTCTACAAAATTAA